A portion of the Micromonospora vinacea genome contains these proteins:
- a CDS encoding histone-like nucleoid-structuring protein Lsr2, whose amino-acid sequence MAKQIIHKLVDDLDGGDADETVKFALDGVQYEIDLSSANAAKLRDAFASYVGAGTKVGRGGVVIGGRAARGRGGATADREQNKAIREWAKKAGKDISDRGRIPQEIVDEFHAKR is encoded by the coding sequence GTGGCCAAGCAGATCATTCACAAGCTGGTCGATGACCTGGACGGCGGGGACGCGGACGAGACCGTCAAGTTCGCCCTCGACGGCGTTCAGTACGAGATCGACCTGTCGAGCGCCAACGCCGCGAAATTGCGCGATGCATTTGCCTCGTACGTGGGTGCCGGCACCAAGGTCGGCCGAGGCGGCGTGGTGATCGGTGGGCGGGCTGCCCGCGGTCGGGGTGGCGCGACAGCCGATCGGGAACAGAACAAGGCGATCCGGGAGTGGGCCAAGAAGGCCGGCAAGGACATCTCCGACCGGGGTCGTATCCCGCAGGAGATCGTGGACGAGTTCCACGCGAAGCGCTGA
- a CDS encoding ATP-dependent Clp protease ATP-binding subunit: MFERFTDRARRVVVLAQEEARMLNHNYIGTEHILLGLIHEGEGVAAKALESLGISLEGVRQQVEEIIGQGQQAPSGHIPFTPRAKKVLELSLREALQLGHNYIGTEHILLGLIREGEGVAAQVLVKLGADLNRVRQQVIQLLSGYQGKEPAAAGAAPGEAAPSTSLVLDQFGRNLTQAAREGKLDPVIGREKEIERVMQVLSRRTKNNPVLIGEPGVGKTAVVEGLSQKIIKGEVPETLKDKQLYTLDLGALVAGSRYRGDFEERLKKVLKEIRTRGDIILFIDEIHTLVGAGAAEGAIDAASILKPMLARGELQTIGATTLDEYRKHLEKDAALERRFQPIQVGEPSLAHTIEILKGLRDRYEAHHRVSITDAALVAAATLADRYISDRFLPDKAIDLIDEAGARMRIRRMTAPPDLRDFDERIAQVRRDKESAIDAQDFERAAQLRDKEKQLLGQKAQREKEWKAGDLDVVSEVDDEQIAEVLGNWTGIPVYKLTEEETSRLLRMEDELHKRVIGQEDAVKAVSKAIRRTRAGLKDPKRPSGSFIFAGPSGVGKTELSKALAEFLFGSEDALIQLDMSEFHDRYTVSRLVGAPPGYVGYDEGGQLTEKVRRRPFSVVLFDEIEKAHPDVFNTLLQILEDGRLTDGQGRIVDFKNTVIILTTNLGTRDVAKAVSLGFQQSEDSESNYDRMKQKVNDELKQHFRPEFLNRIDDTIVFHQLRQTEILSIVDIMIQRIEGQLRNKDMGLELTDNAKKYLAAKGFDPVLGARPLRRTIQRDIEDNLSERILFNELTPGQIVVVDCEGDPDDIDNSKLVFRGSDKPVEVPDAVPADLGGTAAGTAAAGVDE, translated from the coding sequence ATGTTCGAGCGGTTCACCGACCGAGCGCGACGGGTTGTCGTCCTGGCCCAAGAAGAGGCCCGGATGCTCAACCACAACTACATCGGTACGGAACACATCCTGCTGGGCCTGATCCACGAAGGTGAAGGCGTCGCGGCAAAGGCCCTGGAGAGCCTCGGCATCTCCCTGGAGGGCGTCCGCCAGCAGGTCGAGGAGATCATCGGCCAGGGCCAGCAGGCGCCGAGCGGGCACATCCCGTTCACGCCGCGGGCCAAGAAGGTGCTGGAGCTGTCGCTGCGCGAGGCGCTGCAGCTCGGCCACAACTACATCGGCACGGAGCACATCCTGCTCGGGCTGATCCGTGAGGGCGAGGGCGTCGCCGCCCAGGTGCTGGTCAAGCTCGGCGCCGACCTCAACCGGGTCCGCCAGCAGGTGATCCAGCTGCTCTCCGGCTACCAGGGCAAGGAGCCTGCCGCGGCGGGCGCCGCGCCGGGTGAGGCCGCGCCGTCGACCAGCCTGGTGCTGGACCAGTTCGGCCGCAACCTGACTCAGGCCGCCCGCGAGGGCAAGCTCGACCCGGTCATCGGGCGCGAGAAGGAAATCGAGCGGGTCATGCAGGTGCTCTCCCGCCGTACCAAGAACAACCCGGTCCTGATCGGTGAGCCCGGCGTCGGTAAGACCGCCGTGGTGGAGGGCCTGTCCCAGAAGATCATCAAGGGCGAGGTGCCCGAGACCCTCAAGGACAAGCAGCTCTACACGCTCGACCTGGGCGCGCTCGTCGCCGGTTCCCGCTACCGCGGTGACTTCGAGGAGCGCCTCAAGAAGGTGCTCAAGGAGATCCGCACCCGCGGCGACATCATCCTGTTCATCGACGAGATCCACACCCTGGTGGGTGCGGGTGCCGCCGAGGGCGCGATCGACGCCGCGAGCATCCTCAAGCCGATGCTGGCCCGTGGTGAGCTGCAGACCATCGGTGCCACCACGTTGGATGAATACCGCAAGCACCTGGAGAAGGACGCCGCTCTCGAGCGCCGCTTCCAGCCGATCCAGGTGGGTGAGCCGTCGCTGGCCCACACCATCGAGATCCTCAAGGGCCTGCGGGACCGCTACGAGGCTCACCACCGCGTCTCGATCACGGATGCCGCTCTCGTGGCTGCCGCGACCCTGGCCGACCGGTACATCTCCGACCGCTTCCTCCCGGACAAGGCGATCGACCTGATCGACGAGGCCGGTGCCCGGATGCGGATCCGTCGGATGACCGCGCCGCCAGACCTGCGTGACTTCGACGAGCGCATCGCCCAGGTGCGTCGCGACAAGGAGTCCGCGATCGACGCGCAGGACTTCGAGCGCGCCGCCCAGCTGCGCGACAAGGAGAAGCAGCTCCTCGGGCAGAAGGCTCAGCGGGAGAAGGAGTGGAAGGCCGGTGACCTGGACGTCGTCAGCGAGGTTGACGACGAGCAGATCGCCGAGGTGCTCGGCAACTGGACCGGCATCCCGGTCTACAAGCTGACCGAGGAGGAGACCTCGCGCCTGCTGCGCATGGAGGACGAGCTGCACAAGCGCGTCATCGGCCAAGAGGACGCGGTCAAGGCGGTCTCGAAGGCGATCCGGCGTACCCGGGCCGGCCTGAAGGACCCGAAGCGCCCGTCGGGCTCGTTCATCTTCGCCGGCCCGTCCGGTGTCGGTAAGACCGAGCTGTCCAAGGCGCTCGCCGAGTTCCTCTTCGGCAGCGAGGACGCCCTCATCCAGCTGGACATGTCCGAGTTCCACGACCGTTACACGGTGTCGCGGCTCGTGGGTGCCCCTCCCGGCTACGTCGGCTACGACGAGGGCGGGCAGCTGACCGAGAAGGTGCGGCGTCGGCCGTTCTCGGTGGTCCTCTTCGACGAGATCGAGAAGGCCCACCCGGACGTGTTCAACACGCTCCTGCAGATCCTCGAAGACGGTCGGCTCACCGACGGTCAGGGTCGGATCGTGGACTTCAAGAACACGGTCATCATCCTGACCACCAACCTGGGCACCCGTGACGTCGCCAAGGCGGTGTCGCTGGGCTTCCAGCAGTCGGAGGACTCCGAGTCCAACTACGACCGGATGAAGCAGAAGGTCAACGACGAGCTCAAGCAGCATTTCCGGCCTGAGTTCCTCAACCGGATCGACGACACCATCGTCTTCCACCAGCTGCGTCAGACCGAGATCCTCTCGATCGTGGACATCATGATCCAGCGGATCGAGGGCCAGCTGCGGAACAAGGACATGGGTCTGGAGCTGACCGACAACGCCAAGAAGTACCTGGCCGCGAAGGGCTTCGACCCGGTGCTCGGTGCCCGTCCGCTTCGTCGCACGATCCAGCGCGACATCGAGGACAACCTCTCCGAGCGGATCCTGTTCAACGAGCTGACCCCGGGTCAGATCGTCGTGGTCGACTGCGAAGGCGACCCGGACGACATCGACAATTCCAAGCTCGTCTTCCGGGGCTCGGACAAGCCGGTTGAAGTTCCGGACGCCGTCCCGGCCGATCTCGGTGGCACTGCCGCTGGCACCGCCGCCGCAGGCGTGGACGAGTAA
- a CDS encoding peptide deformylase, with translation MTGEERGPEFGLGDWTPESLDVPGEVRAVVSAPHPVLSRAADEVDPTAKETVQLAADLVATMKVSPGCVGLAAPQVGVGARVFAVNVTGHPKAVTVHGTFVLCNARVVEATRWKPGREGCMSVPDLTGDVKRASRLVVEGDLPGSGEPVRLVTDGFEARALQHEIDHCAGLLFLDRVAGAHAVYQRKVYL, from the coding sequence GTGACCGGCGAGGAGCGCGGGCCGGAGTTCGGCCTGGGGGACTGGACACCGGAGTCGCTGGACGTGCCGGGCGAGGTGCGGGCTGTGGTGTCCGCCCCGCACCCGGTGTTGAGTCGTGCCGCGGACGAGGTCGATCCCACGGCGAAGGAGACGGTCCAGTTGGCGGCCGACCTGGTGGCCACGATGAAGGTTTCGCCGGGCTGTGTCGGGTTGGCCGCGCCGCAGGTCGGGGTGGGTGCTCGGGTCTTCGCCGTAAACGTGACGGGGCACCCGAAGGCGGTGACAGTGCACGGCACCTTCGTGTTGTGCAATGCGCGGGTGGTCGAGGCGACGCGGTGGAAGCCGGGCCGGGAGGGCTGCATGTCGGTGCCGGACCTGACCGGGGACGTCAAGCGGGCCAGCCGGCTGGTGGTGGAGGGTGATCTGCCGGGCAGCGGCGAGCCGGTCCGGCTGGTGACCGACGGCTTCGAGGCTCGGGCGTTGCAGCACGAGATCGACCACTGCGCAGGGCTACTCTTCCTGGATCGGGTGGCCGGTGCGCACGCGGTCTATCAGCGCAAGGTCTACCTGTGA
- a CDS encoding glycine cleavage system protein R, protein MNELAITVIGRDRPGIVADVAEVLARLGANLTDSTMTRLRGHFAMTLICTGPAAAEVEAALASLTAEGQLLATVRAVTPDGDVPPAGEPYVMAVHGSDRMGIVAAMTRVLVDAGGNVTDLSTRLTGALYVVLAEVELPAGVADTLIDRLHRTAAELGVEVTLRPADPDLL, encoded by the coding sequence ATGAACGAGCTCGCGATCACCGTCATCGGTCGGGACCGGCCGGGCATCGTGGCCGACGTCGCGGAGGTGCTGGCCCGGCTGGGCGCGAACCTCACCGACAGCACGATGACGCGGCTGCGGGGGCATTTCGCGATGACCCTCATCTGCACCGGCCCGGCCGCCGCCGAGGTCGAGGCCGCACTGGCGTCGCTGACCGCCGAGGGCCAACTGCTGGCGACGGTACGCGCGGTCACGCCGGACGGCGATGTGCCTCCGGCGGGTGAGCCGTACGTGATGGCGGTGCACGGTTCGGACCGGATGGGGATCGTCGCGGCGATGACGCGGGTGCTGGTGGATGCCGGGGGGAATGTCACGGACCTGAGTACCCGGTTGACCGGTGCGCTCTACGTGGTTCTGGCGGAGGTCGAGTTGCCGGCTGGTGTGGCGGACACTCTGATCGACCGGCTGCACCGGACGGCTGCCGAGCTGGGCGTGGAGGTCACTCTCCGGCCTGCGGACCCGGATCTGTTGTGA
- a CDS encoding A/G-specific adenine glycosylase: MTQPDFATVVSRWFQQHARDLPWREPGVTPWAILVSEVMLQQTPVVRVVPAWQAWLTRWPDPAALAADTPAEAIRMWGRLGYPRRAVRLRECAVAIVDRHGGQVPDRLEHLLALPGVGTYTARAVAAFAYGQRHPVVDTNVRRVVCRAVAGEPDAGPVTRPADLVATEELLPTEPAAAALASAAFMELGAVICTARSPRCTSCPVESVCAWRASGQEAPAGPTRRPQRYAGTDRQVRGLLLGVLRDSTGPVPHQRLDQVWSDDVQRARALAGLVQDGLVEPAGADSFRLVGDGPSLPTADLTT, translated from the coding sequence ATGACACAACCCGACTTCGCCACAGTGGTCAGCCGGTGGTTCCAGCAACACGCCCGTGACCTGCCCTGGCGCGAGCCCGGCGTCACCCCGTGGGCCATCCTGGTCAGCGAGGTGATGCTCCAGCAGACACCAGTGGTCCGGGTGGTGCCGGCCTGGCAGGCGTGGCTGACCCGCTGGCCCGATCCGGCCGCGTTGGCGGCGGACACGCCGGCCGAGGCGATCCGGATGTGGGGACGCCTCGGCTACCCCCGTCGGGCGGTCCGACTACGCGAATGCGCGGTAGCGATCGTCGACCGGCACGGCGGCCAGGTGCCGGACCGCCTGGAGCACCTGCTGGCACTGCCCGGCGTCGGCACCTACACGGCGCGAGCGGTAGCCGCCTTCGCCTACGGGCAACGGCACCCGGTGGTCGACACCAACGTCCGCCGGGTGGTGTGCCGGGCGGTGGCCGGCGAACCGGACGCCGGGCCGGTCACCCGACCAGCCGACCTGGTCGCCACCGAAGAGCTACTCCCGACCGAACCGGCCGCAGCGGCGCTGGCCAGCGCCGCGTTCATGGAACTGGGCGCGGTGATCTGCACAGCCCGGTCACCGCGCTGTACCTCCTGCCCCGTCGAGTCGGTCTGCGCGTGGCGGGCATCCGGCCAGGAGGCGCCGGCGGGGCCGACCCGCCGACCCCAGCGGTACGCGGGCACCGACCGACAGGTCCGCGGGCTGCTGCTCGGAGTGCTCCGGGACAGCACCGGGCCGGTCCCGCACCAGCGGCTGGACCAGGTCTGGTCCGACGACGTGCAACGCGCCCGCGCCCTCGCCGGCCTGGTGCAGGACGGCCTGGTCGAACCGGCCGGCGCCGACTCCTTCCGCCTGGTCGGCGACGGCCCGTCCCTCCCAACCGCCGACCTCACCACCTGA
- the lysS gene encoding lysine--tRNA ligase: MSEQNPVPVDPADDLPEQMKVRREKRDRMLAEGIEPYPVGFPRTATLAQVRAKYADLPTDTATGDQVAVTGRVIFVRNTGKLCFATLRDGDGTELQAMLSLDRVGPEQLEAWKRLVDLGDHVGVTGEVITSRRGELSVLAQQWEMTAKALRPLPVAHKPLSEEARVRQRYVDLIVRPQAREMVRTRAAAVRSLRDSLHGQGFIEVETPMLQLLHGGAAARPFVTHSNALDTDLYLRIAPELFLKRAVVGGVDRVFEINRNFRNEGVDSSHSPEFAMLETYQAYGDYDTMAELTRNLVQQAAIAVSGSTVVTHAGGREFDLGGEWRSVTLFGVLSEALGEEVTVRTERTRLVEYADKVGLAVDPKWGPGKLAEELFEELVVPGLEAPTFVRDYPEETSPLTRAHRSEPGLAEKWDLYVLGFELGTAYSELVDPIVQRERLVAQAQLAARGDDEAMRLDEDFLRAMEYGMPPAGGMGMGIDRLLMALTGLGIRETILFPLVRPE, encoded by the coding sequence GTGAGCGAGCAGAACCCCGTGCCAGTGGACCCCGCCGACGACCTTCCCGAGCAGATGAAGGTCCGCCGGGAGAAGCGGGACCGGATGCTCGCCGAGGGCATCGAGCCCTACCCGGTCGGCTTCCCCCGCACCGCCACCCTGGCGCAGGTCCGGGCGAAGTACGCCGACCTGCCGACCGACACCGCGACCGGCGACCAGGTCGCGGTCACCGGCCGGGTGATCTTCGTACGCAACACGGGCAAGCTCTGCTTCGCGACCCTGCGGGACGGCGACGGCACCGAGTTGCAGGCGATGCTCTCCCTGGACCGGGTCGGGCCGGAGCAGCTGGAGGCGTGGAAGCGCCTCGTCGACCTCGGCGACCACGTCGGCGTCACCGGTGAGGTGATCACCAGCCGTCGGGGTGAGCTGTCGGTGTTGGCCCAGCAGTGGGAGATGACCGCCAAGGCGCTGCGACCGTTGCCGGTGGCCCACAAGCCCCTTTCCGAGGAGGCGCGGGTCCGGCAGCGTTACGTCGACCTGATCGTCCGGCCGCAGGCACGGGAGATGGTGCGTACCCGGGCCGCCGCGGTACGCAGTCTGCGCGATTCACTGCACGGGCAGGGCTTCATCGAGGTGGAAACGCCGATGTTGCAACTGCTGCATGGCGGCGCGGCAGCTCGACCGTTCGTGACCCACAGCAATGCGTTGGACACCGATCTGTATCTGCGAATCGCTCCGGAACTGTTTCTCAAGCGCGCTGTGGTCGGCGGCGTCGACCGAGTCTTCGAGATCAACCGCAACTTCCGTAATGAGGGTGTCGACTCTTCGCACTCACCGGAGTTCGCGATGCTGGAGACGTACCAGGCGTACGGCGACTACGACACGATGGCCGAGTTGACCCGCAATCTCGTGCAACAGGCGGCGATCGCGGTGAGCGGCTCGACTGTGGTGACCCACGCCGGCGGGCGCGAGTTCGACCTGGGCGGCGAGTGGCGGTCCGTGACGCTGTTCGGTGTGCTTTCCGAAGCGCTGGGCGAGGAGGTCACGGTCCGCACCGAACGCACCCGCCTGGTGGAGTACGCGGACAAGGTGGGATTGGCCGTGGACCCGAAGTGGGGCCCGGGCAAGCTGGCCGAAGAGTTGTTCGAGGAACTGGTCGTTCCCGGCCTGGAGGCGCCCACCTTCGTACGGGACTACCCGGAGGAGACCAGCCCGCTCACCCGGGCGCACCGCAGCGAGCCGGGGCTGGCCGAGAAGTGGGACCTCTACGTGCTCGGCTTCGAGCTGGGCACTGCGTACTCCGAGCTGGTCGACCCGATCGTGCAGCGGGAACGGCTGGTCGCCCAGGCGCAGTTGGCCGCGCGCGGCGACGACGAGGCGATGCGTCTCGACGAGGACTTTCTTCGGGCGATGGAGTATGGAATGCCGCCGGCCGGCGGTATGGGAATGGGAATCGACCGGCTGTTGATGGCCCTGACCGGGCTGGGAATTCGGGAAACGATCCTCTTCCCGTTGGTCCGCCCGGAGTAG